The Streptomyces taklimakanensis nucleotide sequence GCCGCGGTCCGGAACCGGACGGCGAACGCCACGACCGCGGCCCCGAGCCCTGGGCGGGCGAGCCCGGGGGCCACGGCGGACACGGCGGCTCCGGCTCCGGGGGAGCCTTCGACCGCGTCCCCCCGCAGGACCTCGAGGCCGAGCAGTCGGTCCTCGGCGGCATGCTGCTGTCCAAGGACGCCATCGCCGACGTGGTGGAGACCATCCAGGGCCAGGACTTCTACCGTCCGGCCCACGAGACGATCTACCAGGCCATCCTCGACCTCTACGCCAAGGGCGAGCCCGCCGACCCCATCACGGTCGCCGCCGAACTCACCCGGCGCGGCGAGATCGCCAAGGTCGGCGGCCCCGGCTACCTCCACTCCCTGGTCCAGACGGTCCCCACCGCGGCCAACGCCCAGTACTACGCGGAGATCGTCCACGAACGCGCCGTCCTGCGCCGCCTGGTCGAGGCGGGCACCCGCATCACACAGATGGGTTATGCCGCCGACGGCGACGTCGACGAGATCGTCAACTCCGCCCAGGCCGAGATCTACGCCGTCACCGAGCAGCGCACCTCCGAGGACTACCTCCCCCTCGCCGAGATCATGGAGGGCGCGCTCGACGAGATCGAGGCGATCGGTTCGCGCAGCGGCCAGATGTCGGGCGTCCCGACGGGCTTCTCCGACCTGGACTCCCTCACCAACGGCCTCCACCCGGGCCAGATGATCGTCATCGCGGCGAGGCCGGCCATGGGCAAGTCCACCCTGGCCCTGGACTTCGCCCGCGCCTGCTCGATCAGGCACAACCTGCCCAGCGTGATCTTCTCGCTGGAGATGGGGCGCAACGAGATCGCCATGCGTCTGCTGTCGGCCGAGGCGCGGGTGGCGCTGCACCACATGCGGTCGGGCAGCATGACGGACGAGGACTGGAACCGGCTGGCGCGCCAGATGCCGGAGGTCACGGAGGCGCCGCTGTACATCGACGACTCGCCGAACCTGACGATGATGGAGATCCGCGCCAAGTGCCGCCGGTTGAAGCAGCGGAACGACCTGCGGCTGGTCGTCATCGACTACCTCCAACTGATGCAGTCGGGCGGTTCCCGCCGCCCCGAGAGCCGTCAGCAGGAGGTCTCGGAGATGTCCCGGAACCTGAAGCTGCTGGCCAAGGAGCTGGAGGTGCCGGTGATCGCGCTCTCCCAGCTCAACCGCGGTCCCGAGCAGCGCACGGACAAGAAGCCGATGGTCTCGGACCTCCGTGAGTCGGGTTCGATCGAGCAGGACGCCGACATGGTCATCCTGCTGCACCGTGAGGACGCCTACGAGAAGGAGTCGCCGCGCGCGGGCGAGGCGGACCTGATCGTGGCCAAGCACCGCAACGGTCCGACGGCGACCATCACCGTGGCCTTCCAGGGCCACTACTCGCGATTCGTGGACATGGCCCAGACGTGACGGGGCGCGTGTAGGTTCCCAGATCTCG carries:
- the dnaB gene encoding replicative DNA helicase; this translates as MAGALGSVGAGPSDHLPVSRQRRGPEPDGERHDRGPEPWAGEPGGHGGHGGSGSGGAFDRVPPQDLEAEQSVLGGMLLSKDAIADVVETIQGQDFYRPAHETIYQAILDLYAKGEPADPITVAAELTRRGEIAKVGGPGYLHSLVQTVPTAANAQYYAEIVHERAVLRRLVEAGTRITQMGYAADGDVDEIVNSAQAEIYAVTEQRTSEDYLPLAEIMEGALDEIEAIGSRSGQMSGVPTGFSDLDSLTNGLHPGQMIVIAARPAMGKSTLALDFARACSIRHNLPSVIFSLEMGRNEIAMRLLSAEARVALHHMRSGSMTDEDWNRLARQMPEVTEAPLYIDDSPNLTMMEIRAKCRRLKQRNDLRLVVIDYLQLMQSGGSRRPESRQQEVSEMSRNLKLLAKELEVPVIALSQLNRGPEQRTDKKPMVSDLRESGSIEQDADMVILLHREDAYEKESPRAGEADLIVAKHRNGPTATITVAFQGHYSRFVDMAQT